The sequence below is a genomic window from Lolium perenne isolate Kyuss_39 chromosome 4, Kyuss_2.0, whole genome shotgun sequence.
AAGAGTGATACTTGACTACATTTATTTCTCCCCGTCACCACAATATGCTGGCAATTTTTATGATTCTGTACAAACTTAATTCTGCTTAATTAGTCTATTGTTACTATTATATTCTCAGTTTGACTTGTGCCTACTGTGATGCATATCATGGTAACTACCATAGATAAATATAGCACAATACCTATGATACATCTTGAGCAAGGAAGAGGTAACAGACTATCAGTCCTCACATATACGTTTAGTTTGGCTGAAGGCTGAAAACAATTTTCCAGccagacatttggtcttgtctacTATCTGTTTGTAGGATCAAACCTATAGATTAAGATATGACACATAGATGTATGTACAATGTTCTAACAATGAGAAGTGCATCTCATACCAAGCCTTGCAAGAGAAAAAGCTAAAACAACTCAAAATGCCCTACAGTGCAGCCAATGTTCATGGGTAATACAGCTCACTGATTTTAAAATTTGATGTACACAGGATTAAACCTGGTTGTATACTTGCCTGGAAAGCGGTACACAGGATTAAAATTTGACGAAGGATTGGGTACACTGACTCATCCCTTTTTTTTGTAGGGAGACAGGACTCATTCCAACGACTATTAACCGTAAGTTTGCTCATAGTGTCATGTTCATGGGTTGAGAGCAAACAGTCATACTATAATGGAATAGAAGAGCACTTAAGTACAATTTTTGTAATATTTTTTTTGCATGCGTAGCATTTGTTAATGGAGGGAGTAGTGGTGGAGCAGACTGACTGGTTAGCGTACTAAAAATAATCCATATACAGTAGCTCTGAAACTAAACAAATCAACGCTAAACTACAACATTTGAAGGCGCTTTGAAAAGTAAGCCACTACAAGAATTCCAAACCTTCCCTTTGTTGCTGAAAGATAAATATACCTAGAAGGACtcaggaaagaaggttgtcataTTCTAGGGATAGTGAGACTCCACTAGACCTGTTTGTCCACTAGAACTGTGTGGCTGATTCTTTTTCTGACTCTTTATCATGAACAAAGGTTGTCATTATCCTTTCTGTTTGAGCTGTACCCGGTGTGAATTGCCATCTCGTCAACAGAATTAGCACTCCCAAATTACTGTTAATGTATATTAAATAAGACCCCTGACCACACAAGAGAACCCGGGTGTACCCCTAATGTTGCCACTGCAGCACGCCCTACATCGATGGAATCATACGCATTTTACAAGCTAATTTTGCCATCTGTGGCATTCATCACCACAGGCAGGCaggatgaggatgaggatgaggGCCAATGAATCAGCGATTACCGGTGTAGAAGATCCACTTGACGGGGCGGCCGGAGGCCACATCCTCGTAGTAGGTGATGAAGTCGGCCTTGGTCCAGACGTGGCAGTCGAACCCGCCGGCGGACGCGCGGCCGATGTAGGCGGCGCCCGGGGCGAGCCAGTCGGGCCGCAGGATGCCGACCCCGACGGCGGCGGAGCGGCACGTCCGGCGCGCCGGGGTGTAGAAGAAGGACGTGCCGTTGTTCCACTCGGCGTCGTAGTAGGGCGCGTCGGCGGTGAGCTGGTAGCGGATGACGTGCAGGTTGCGGCCCCGCGGCCAGTCGTACCAGAGGTCGGCCAGGGACAGGTTCCCCTTGTACTCCATCATGAGCTTCGCGTGGAACTGGTGCGGCCATGGGGTTGGGGTTGGGTCGGGCGAACCGCCGGCGGCGAAGTCCGGGAGCAGGGAGATGAGACAAAGGAGGAGGACGGCCAGGAGGAGACGGAGATGCGGCATCTTCTCCTCGCGAGCTCGCGCAACGCCCGGCCGGCCGGCCACCGCTCACCGGTAATCTGAAGTTCTGAACAAGACAATGCTACCAATTTGGTACACTGGTCACTGGATTTGGTTCTGGATAATTCCAAGGGTAGTATTGTCATTATGGTCTGGAGAGACCTAGCAGGAGGACGTCCGCTCCGGAGCGACCTAGCGGCTGCCTATCCGTGCACACATGTATAGTGACAGTGCATCCGTCTCACTCGATCAGCTAAAGCTAAACTTGAAAGCTCAAATTATGCTCCAACGTCAAGCTTCCTTCAGTTCAAGTGAGTTCCGGAGGTGTCATAACTCCACTTTTTTTACTGGAAAGTCGGACCATTTAAAGGCAGCAATGCATCATCCACGCCATTTAAAGGAGGAAAGACCACCGGTGAGAAGATACCTAGTAATTAGCTCGTCCCAAAGAAAAAGCCAAAGAAAATGCAGTACAAGATTTCCTTTTCCAGGGCATGGGCTTTAGCGAAGGTTCAGATGGAGCTAAAACTGAATCTAATATTTTACAAGAATAATTGCTGTGGCTCCATGGAAAATCTCAAATGCCATATTCCACATTCCCCCTCATATGGGTTTATACGGCGTATTATGTGTGTTCCGTGATTTAGTTGATTTGCACACAAAGAAAACTACTGTAGTGTTCGTTGATCGTGCATTGCTTTCTTAGCTCCAAAATTAATATGCACAGCTTTCTGGAAACAGATGAAATTGTACAACTTATATGTACGGCTTAATCCCAAACTGTGAACAAAATGCGGCACTGCATGGTGTGATCGATCGAACATCATCAAAACCGTTTTTACATGTACTCTTTCAGTACAGCCAGCACGCCGCCCTTGAGCACGGCGTTGTCGCGGTCCGCCGCCTCCGCCCTCTCCCTCAGCGCAGCCGCCTCCTCTCGCAGCCTCGCCGCCTGCTCCATCAGCGCGGCGTTCTCCTCGCGCAgcctcgccgcctccgccgcgGCCGCATTCTTGATCAGCCCAAGGATCCAGGAGGCGCGGTTCCTGGCGTCGGACGCGTCGGTCGCCGCCGCGATCTGCTGCATGAGGACGGCGGCGCACTCGTCCGCCGTGCCTTGCACGAGACGCGACGCGAGCTCGTGCATGGCCTGCCGGTCCCGGTACGCCTTCGCCGTGGCGTTGATGTCGCCGCCGGACGCCGCGAAGCAGGCCTCGAGATCGCGCGGGATGGCGTCCGGGAAGATGCCGCGGAGAGCGTCGAGCGCCTGCGCCGCGCATGGCGTGGTGTACCGGCCGCGCTTGGCGGGGTCGCAGAAGGGGTCGTCAAAGAAAGGGGTAGCGAGCCGTTTGCGGCTTTCGACGGCGACCGCCATGGTGACCTCCGAAGTGTCGACGCAGGTGGTCATGCGTCCTCTGTTCTCTGCTGCCTTGGCCTGTGGAATCGTTGAATCTGACGGTTATGTGGTGGCGTAGTAT
It includes:
- the LOC127291763 gene encoding uncharacterized protein At4g14100 translates to MPHLRLLLAVLLLCLISLLPDFAAGGSPDPTPTPWPHQFHAKLMMEYKGNLSLADLWYDWPRGRNLHVIRYQLTADAPYYDAEWNNGTSFFYTPARRTCRSAAVGVGILRPDWLAPGAAYIGRASAGGFDCHVWTKADFITYYEDVASGRPVKWIFYTGRTAHVMSFEPGAVLEGEEWQAPAYCFTDGTTKNTLISEPGGFDDESFIPKIRLLRG